Proteins co-encoded in one Grus americana isolate bGruAme1 chromosome 12, bGruAme1.mat, whole genome shotgun sequence genomic window:
- the AGTR2 gene encoding type-2 angiotensin II receptor: MQSNYSLVITTRETLQVLYTALTNSSAALRSPPPCPLTSSDYQFSLIPALFSVVFVLGLVGNSVVVVVLCRHSGPKTVANIYIFNLAMADLLCLATLPFWATYYAQGYNWLFGSLMCKISSSVLCLNMFASIFFITCMSVDRYHAIVHPIRSQRRTPQQAYFIALVVWGLASLSSLPTFYFRDTHYIESLGVDACIMAFPHENFAKWSVATAFLKNALGFFIPLTVITTCYIWIRRHLLKAQDFGKNKQKRDKVLKLVAAVVVAFLISWLPFHILTFLDALAHMNIINNCDVTGIIDTALPFGICMAFANSCINPLLYCFIGNQFQERLHRLFKRRVYQFNSHQESSSLRKGSCFRDAETPVGREGEPESLL, encoded by the coding sequence ATGCAGAGCAACTACTCCTTGGTCATTACCACCAGAGAAACTCTTCAAGTCCTCTATACAGCACTGACAAACTCATCGGCTGCATTGCGctcaccccctccctgcccacttACCTCTTCAGATTATCAGTTTTCACTAATTCCAGCactcttctctgtggtttttgttCTGGGGTTGGTTGGCAACAGCGTGGTGGTTGTGGTACTTTGTCGTCACAGTGGCCCCAAAACAGTTGCTAATATCTACATTTTCAACCTGGCCATGGCAGATTTGCTGTGCCTCGCCACCCTTCCCTTCTGGGCTACCTACTACGCGCAGGGGTACAACTGGCTCTTTGGCTCTCTCATGTGCAAAATCTCCAGTTCTGTCCTGTGCTTGAACATGTTTGCaagtatatttttcattacatgcATGAGCGTGGACCGGTACCATGCTATCGTCCATCCTATTCGCTCTCAAAGAAGAACTCCACAACAAGCTTATTTTATAGCATTGGTTGTGTGGGGCCTTGCCTCTTTGTCCTCCCTCCCAACTTTTTATTTCCGTGACACTCACTACATTGAAAGCTTGGGGGTCGATGCTTGCATTATGGCCTTTCCTCATGAGAATTTTGCAAAATGGTCTGTGGCAACAGCCTTCCTGAAAAATGCACTTGGCTTCTTCATCCCCTTGACAGTGATCACCACGTGCTACATCTGGATCAGGAGGCACTTGCTCAAAGCACAAGACTTTGggaaaaacaagcagaagagGGACAAAGTCCTAAAGCTGGTGGCTGCTGTTGTTGTAGCCTTCTTAATTTCCTGGCTCCCATTccacattttaacttttttggaTGCCTTGGCTCATATGAACATCATCAATAACTGTGACGTGACAGGGATCATCGACACAGCACTGCCGTTCGGCATCTGCATGGCATTTGCCAACAGTTGCATCAACCCTTTGCTGTACTGCTTTATTGGGAACCAGTTCCAGGAGAGGCTCCATCGCTTGTTTAAGCGACGAGTTTATCAGTTCAACAGCCATCAAGAGAGCTCTTCTTTgaggaaagggagctgcttcagagatgctgagacccctgtgggcagggaaggggagccTGAGTCCTTGCTGTAG